One window of Trifolium pratense cultivar HEN17-A07 linkage group LG5, ARS_RC_1.1, whole genome shotgun sequence genomic DNA carries:
- the LOC123883229 gene encoding protein transport protein SEC23-like, producing MAEFIDLESQDGVRMPWNVIPGSKQESTNVVVPVSAIYTPIKHFPSMPLLPYSPLRCRTCRSILNPFCIVDFAAKIWICPFCFQRNHFPPHYASISDDNLPAELFPQYTTVEYDSPGDTSPHVPPVFLFVVDTCVIEEEIGFLRSAISQAVELLPDNSLVGLITFGTFVHVHELGFGIVPKTYVFRGSKDISKEQLLEQMSFFAKKPKPAVGVVAGARDGLSSESISRFLLPASECEFTLNSVLDELQRDPWPVPGDQREARCTSTALSIAASLLGACVPGSAARIMAFIGGPATEGPASIVSRQLSEPIRSHKDLDKDSVPHYHKCVKFYDGLSKQLVHQGHVLDLFACALDQVGIAELKTAVERTGGLVVLTESFGHPVFKDSLKRVFQSGDYDLGLASNGIFEINCSKDIKVQGIIGPCASLEKKSPLCSDIVIGQGGTSAWKMCGLDKSTSLCLFFDIVRKETPDATMQSTSNQFYFQFLTYYQNNSGQMRFRVTTLSRRWVAGPGSIQDLISGFDQEAAAIVMARQVSFKMETEAEFDPIRWLDKALINLCSRFGDFQKDTPSSFSLSPRLSIFPQFMFHLRRSQFVQVFNNSPDETAYFRMILNRENVTNSVVMVQPSLISYSFHSGPEPALLDVAAIAADRVLLLDSFFTVVIFHGSTIAQWRKAGYHNEPEHQAFAHLLRAPHDDSDLIMKERFPVPRLVVCDQHGSQARFLLAKLNPSATYNTEASLPGGDIIFTDDVSFEVFLDHLQRLVVQ from the exons ACTCCAATCAAACACTTCCCTTCCATGCCACTTCTCCCTTACTCTCCTCTCCGTTGTCGCACTTGCCGTTCAATTCTCAATCCATTCTGCATCGTTGATTTCGCCGCCAAGATCTGGATCTGTCCATTCTGTTTCCAACGGAATCATTTTCCACCACATTACGCTTCAATCTCCGATGATAATCTTCCGGCTGAGCTTTTTCCGCAATATACAACCGTTGAATATGATTCACCAGGTGATACTTCACCGCACGTGCCTCCTGTTTTTCTATTCGTTGTTGATACGTGTGTTATTGAAGAGGAAATAGGTTTTCTACGATCGGCGATTTCGCAAGCGGTTGAGCTTTTACCTGATAATTCTCTTGTTGGACTTATTACTTTTGGAACTTTTGTTCATGTGCATGAGCTTGGATTTGGTATTGTTCCGAAAACTTATGTGTTTAGAGGATCTAAAGATATTTCTAAGGAGCAGTTGTTGGAACAGATGAGTTTTTTTGCCAAGAAACCGAAGCCGGCTGTTGGTGTTGTTGCTGGTGCAAGGGATGGACTTTCGTCCGAGAGTATTTCGAGGTTTTTGCTTCCGGCATCCGAGTGTGAATTCACACTTAATTCG GTTTTAGATGAGTTGCAGAGGGATCCGTGGCCGGTGCCTGGTGATCAGCGGGAGGCGAGGTGCACCAGCACGGCGCTGAGTATTGCGGCTAGTTTGTTGGGGGCGTGTGTTCCTGGTTCTGCTGCAAGAATAATGGCGTTTATTGGGGGACCAGCAACCGAAGGACCTGCTTCT ATTGTATCCAGACAACTTTCGGAACCAATTCGCTCCCACAAAGATCTGGATAAAGATTCTGTGCCACATTACCATAAATGTGTGAAATTCTATGATGGGCTTTCGAAGCAGCTTGTACATCAAGGTCATGTGCTAGATCTCTTTGCTTGTGCTCTTGATCAG GTTGGCATTGCTGAGCTTAAAACTGCTGTTGAAAGGACTGGGGGCCTTGTTGTACTTACCGAAAGTTTTGGCCATCCAGTGTTCAAGGATTCACTTAAGCGTGTTTTCCAATCGGGTGATTATGATCTGGGCCTAGCATCAAA TGGAATATTTGAGATAAACTGCTCCAAGGACATTAAAGTCCAAGGGATTATTGGCCCTTGTGCTTCTCTTGAAAAG AAAAGCCCATTATGCTCAGATATTGTTATTGGTCAAGGAGGTACTAGTGCATGGAAGATGTGTGGCCTTGACAAATCAACATCACTCTGTCTGTTTTTTGACATCGTGAGGAAGGAAACTCCTGACGCTACAATGCAATCCACAAGCAATCAATTTTACTTCCAATTCTTGACTTA TTATCAGAATAACAGTGGACAAATGAGATTTCGGGTTACAACCCTTTCACGTAGATGGGTTGCTGGACCAGGAAGCATACAG GACTTGATTTCTGGATTTGACCAAGAAGCAGCTGCTATAGTCATGGCACGCCAAGTGTCTTTCAAAATGGAAACGGAG GCTGAATTTGATCCTATCAGATGGTTGGATAAGGCATTGATAAATTTGTGTTCCCGGTTCGGAGATTTTCAAAAAGACACCCCATCTTCATTTAGTTTGTCTCCCAGGTTGTCAATATTCCCACAGTTTATGTTTCATTTACGACGTTCTCAGTTTGTTCAG GTCTTTAACAACAGCCCAGATGAGACTGCTTACTTTAGAATGATTCTAAACCGGGAAAATGTTACCAATTCTGTTGTCATGGTTCAGCCTTCATTGATTTCGTATTCGTTCCATTCTGGTCCTGAGCCTGCTCTTCTCGATGTCGCAGCCATTGCGGCCGACAGAGTGCTGCTTTTGGATTCGTTTTTCACAGTCGTTATTTTTCATGGTTCAACCATTGCCCAATGGCGCAAGGCTGGATATCATAATGAACCAGAACATCAG GCATTTGCTCACTTGCTACGAGCTCCTCATGATGATTCGGATTTAATAATGAAAGAGAGATTTCCTGTGCCTCGCCTGGTTGTTTGTGATCAGCATGGATCCCAG GCTCGATTTCTACTAGCAAAGTTAAATCCTTCTGCAACATATAACACCGAAGCTTCCCTCCCCGGAGGGGATATTATCTTTACGGATGATGTTAGCTTTGAGGTCTTCCTGGATCATTTACAGAGATTAGTAGTTCAATAG